The genomic interval CCTctccatgaaaaaaattataataacatgactttcactctttttttttaagacaataaaatttaaaacttggtCCCTGACAACTAATAGGAAATTAATTGTCTTTGTATGGATCTGCACACGCATCAGTGAAGAAAGCTGTCCCTCAGTCTGGCGGGTAGAGATACTCACACGATGTGGGCCAAGTTGAGTGGTTTCTCAGGCTGGTCAGGGAACATGGGGTGCAAAGGTTCACGGCTGGAAGCACAGCTCAGAGACTTGCTTAATGCATTGGTGAGCTTCTTAGCGGGTGATTtctggaaggaagaagaaaggttcAAGTGATAACCATCAACATTTATGTAACATTTCATCAGATGATTTGTTTTCATAGTagatatccattcattcattcaggaaatCTTCTTTGATAATCTACTCTAAGTCAaggatttttctctttgctgGGACCAGAATGCTTGGAATTAGCCATCAGGGTAACTGCCTCGGGCTGCACAGTGTCAGCAAATGCTGTGATAAATGGAAGCAGTCATTGTGCTCAGGACGTCTGAGCTGGGACTTAATGAACAGCAGGGGTCCTTCTGACAAAACTCAGGGGACTGGAAGGTAATTCCAGATGGAGGAAGTTCTGGAGAGGAAAGCAGGAGGGAGACCACTGAAGTCTTATAAGCCGCGTCCAAGACTGTGGTCTTTATCTCAAATGCAGAGGGAGACAATGAACAGGTTAAATCTCAGAGGTGACCTGATTCTAGAAGGACTGCTTCTCTTTAAGAACAGAAAAAGGTTTGAGAGGGGATAGGAATGGAAGTAAGGAGATGGGTAGGACGTTTTGCGGGAATCCAGGGGCAAGATGTTTCAGGTGCGGCTGGATACATCCGGTTAGAAGGAAAAGTGGAACTTCAATCTGAGTCTCTAGAATTTATGTTCTTTCCAGAGCATCATGCTACCTCTTTTTCATTTGGACCAGtggaatgttttttttaaaatttcacagctAAGGTGATCAAAAATAGCCTACCACATATAATAAATCTTTACCCcaatttttcctttctgtgagaAGCGATTTCTCATTTTGTCACTTGCTTTGACACACAGAGTCCATAACTGGCAACATAACGAAGTGACTtttgtcctcatttttaaaagctaagtAATGGGAACATTGTCCAAGAAGTCCCTCTTTGGCTTTTGCTAGGAGGTTTAATTCTTAGAACACTTAAAACAGCAGTAACAACAGCTCTTCACCCCATAAACATTGGGGCTCCTTTGTCCTCGTGAGGAGTCTGATCCTACTCTGTAAAGACATTGTCCTGCCATATAGTTGCAGAGTTCAAAACCCCTAAGAAAAGGCTCCTTATCTGACTTTACATAAAACAACAATTACAAACGATTAGTCTATAATCACCAACCCTCTAGGACTTGGAatagaacatatttgaaaattggTAAGACGCTgacaataagaaaatagaaagtatTTCCTCCAGCGTTCTATACGAAATTGTATTTCATGATCTGTGCTAGTATATCTATTCTCAGCATGTGATATAGCCAGTAGTGATGGGTGGCATTTGAACTGGCATCAAGCCCTCAGTATACAATGCCTTAGTGAAGAACTCTTACTTGAACTCAGAATCTGACATGTGCTAAACAATTAATATATTTGCACTGAATATCAGTTCCCAATAATAATTCCTAGAAAGAACATtctgatttaaaatgtatattctcactactcagccataaagaatgaaataatgccatttgcagtaacatggatggacctggggattatcatactaagtgaagtaagtcagacagagaaagacaaatatcatatgatatcaattctatgtggaacctacaaaaaatgatacaaatgaacttatttacaaaacagaaacacactcacagacatagaaaataaactattgttaccaaaggggaaaggtgggcagggagggataaattaagaatttgggattaacatatacacactactatatataaaatagataaacaacaaagacctactgtatagcacagggaactatactcaatattttgtaataacctatatgggaaagaatctgaaaaagaataaatatattatatgtattatacatatatgtataacaatcactttgctgtatacctgaaactaacacaacattgtaaataaactatacttcaattaaaatgcaTATCTGAAGacctttgtaaaaataaaatgagttactCTTTAAGTAAAGACTATAGGTTGATTTGAGAcacattaaaatatagaaaaaatgcttttaaaaagtctGCATTTTCTTGTGATACAACTATTCCAAGAGGAGTTGGCAGGACTGATGGCACATTCCACGAAAAAGAATCTGTACATAGAGCAATACTTTCACAGAAGCACCAGAACAACATCACTGGATCTGGTCTTTGAGTTGAACTGAGATAGAGGTCAGCAAACTGTAAACCACCTGAACAGCAAGCTCACGGGCTCAAATTCCTCCCATAGACTCAGGGCCATGTGCTCCTGAGAACACTGTCATCACATGGGCAGGTCACCTTTAGCAGGTCAGTATCACAGGTCACCTCCAGCAAGTTAGTCACTTGCACTGCTCATGAAAAGATGATTTTCTAATATCTCCCCCTCCTCTAAAAAAGTAGAATGAAACAGCATCCTTAAGCCCACATGCTCGCAGGTCTTTCCTTCATGTTCCAGTCATGCAGTTAAGACAACTCCAGAATCTAACTAACAATAATTTTTAGGTGATTCCCACAAACCACCCCCAAACTTGAAAAGAACGTTAACTTACTGTGAAAATGAGATTATGTTCCAGAAGGTGCTTGCTGTTTGGCTGTTATCTAAATCGATACTGAATTATCTGTATTCCAAGAAGTAATATCATTTGAGTCTTCCTATATTTTAAGCCTTAGGAAGCTACACTGGGTTCAGACACAATAAGTAAGAGGTCCCAGTaaggtggggagtgggaggggaaggagggaatgtGAGAGGAGAAGGTAAGCGTGTCGCTTGATTCAGTCACCATGCTTGCCGTTCCCTTGCATTCTGGACGACACTCACACATCCAACTGTAAGTATTGCCTGGATCTTGCCTTACCCAGGACGTGTACTCTTTCATTTGGTGCTGGTTGCTATGGGAACCACCGGCATGTCCCCTCCAGAAGCAGTCCTGACAGAGCTGGTAATTGTGACACTGTTGGCATCGGTAGCGAAATCCCATCATACTCTCACTGTGGCAGTACGAACACTCAACTGGATGGAAGACTGAGGGGCaagttaatgaagaaaaaaacaagaaaacaaaagtatgagccagaagaaggaaaaatacagtCCGACAAGAATTGCATTTTTCTGCTGTGCGCCATGATTTCCGATGATCGTCAGTTTTCGCCGAGAGAAGcaataagtttattcctagactCTCACTACCCTTTTCCAGCATGTGTGTGGAGGTGGGAAAAACAGAAGGGGATGGAGGATAGGGGTTCTTTTAAGGGCAAATCTCTGTAATTCCATTTGCTCTTCTTACTCCCGTCCCTTGTACTACGAGACTATTAATTACCCAAACTGGCTCGCCTTTCCCCCAAATGCTCTCTGTCTCCAGGAGATCAGCACAGCTCACGGAAGACTCAGAAGCACAACGGATGAACACAGCTGATTGCCCAGTGGGTTGAGAGCAAATATcagagaaatggaagaggagaggaagaagaaagaaaggcaaatggAAGAAGAGTAGAAAAACTGGATGGGAGAAttgagttactttttaaaaaatggagtagCTAATAGGCTTATTTAATGAGTGACACTGCTTttgtttaacagatttttttttttttaatttcccgaGAGGCAGATGGATAGGGCCCAAAGAGATGAATAAGTTGTCTGAATACAGTTCTAAGTCAGATAGTTCAAGAGACACAACTTCCTTTGGCAGAAAATTTGAATTATAAAGCAGGCAAGGTAAAATATTTGAGATTTGAATCCAAGTAACTGCATGTTATGAGCTAAAGATATCAACAACAATAAGAACAATTCATGCTTTCGGTAAACTTTttctctggctaaccagccagggaaaatattgcaaataaaaataaatcaagatgaaAAGTAAATTGTAAAAACAAAGACATAACCAGTTTTGAACACACTGTCTTCTGAACCAGCATCATATTCCCTTTTTCTGCCTCCTGGGAAAGGCTGAAGTGAGACTTGAATCTAGGGACAACTGTTCTGGGACAGGGCCTAAGGAACTCATTTCCTGCAACAGGAAATGCTGAGAGAGAAGCCATGAAACGACAagtttataattggaaaatgacTAGTTCTTAAACTGCAAAACAGTAATATGAACTCATCGTGCATGATCTGGACCTTGATTGCTCTTTGCTCTAGCAGATGAATAagtagcataaaaaaaaaaatctgtgactgGTAGTGCTTACAGAGAAACTAGTAAGTTCATTCTTTAAATCTTCTCCATGAGCAGAACAGGATAGATTTATAACTTTAACTAAGGGAGATAATTAGCGCAGATGCCAGATGTTCTaaatgggaatttaaaataagctAACTTTAACCCCAATGTATATTAAAGATATGTGTAGAAGTTAAGATTATAGTAAGAGATAGgagataaattattttctatttaaggCTAGAGAATTCCCAGAGTTAGATTAAATAGTAAATAAGAACATCTAAAGATCAGATGGAGGCAATGGATTGTTCcatgtttaaatttctttaaacctTGCTCtgaactatattttatatttaagtttgGATATGCCAAGAGTAATTACTTTTAACATAGAAATACTtgcttttataaaaacaaaagcacatgACGAAAGTTACGTTACTCATTTTTTTACATAACTACAACCACTGAAAGCTTACAATTCGGAGCATATGACTAAAGATTAGCAAGGTGCAACCATCCaatttttttctatctcctcCACCTATTCCTGATGGAGTGCCTAGGAAGAAATAGTTAATGCCAGGTATACCAAAAGTAGAAGTTCATACCTAAAACAAATACTAGAAAATGTCACATTCCTTACTAAGGTTCTCTTTCCATTACAGTAAGTTTTTAAGCCACACCTGATTTGTAACTGAGAGGTAGACTGTgagatttaataaatttttagaacGGACAGTCCTAATTGTGCAGTGCACCTATAAGGCCTTACTGATGAGGGAGACAGGTTAGTTCTATTAAAATTCAGAACTACTAAACAGACCTCCCTAAAACAATGACATTGGCTTAATAATTATAGATTTGATGGCCTAATTTCGGTAATGAAAAAAATTGccttaggagtttgggattaacatatacatacatgttatTTATAGgtatattaacatatacacattcccatatttaaaatagataaccatcaaggacctactgtataccacagggaattatactcaatattttgtaataacctataagggaaaataatattttattttacatatatatatatatatatataaaactgaatcactttgctgtacacatgaaactaatgcaacattttaaatcaattatacttcaatttaaaataaaggctaaaaaAATTGCCTCCGTAGTAACTACTCACCGTTTTCTACATTTGCCAGTCGATGCAGAAGGGGCAGCCAGACCAGGCACTGCGGGGGAGGATCTGACATGAGTGTGTCCAAGAAACCATTTAAGGTGACTTTTTTCTGCAtcaaaaaacccataaaaatttAGAATCAAGAATAATCTTAATTTACCTGCTATGTAAATATCATTTGAGATAGAAGAAACAAGACATTCAATTAACCTCTAATAAATAAACAGCTTGAAACTAGTtctgaatttaaaacattaattgctttttatatttaagcCTACATAAGACTGGATTATCTCCACTGAGGCTGAGTCAATATTATCACAAGGAATAAAACAATTCTGAGGGGATCATTTTCATACATGAGGGACAGTATGAAAATGGTGAGGAAAGATGGAGAGTAGACATTCTCCATAAAATTTTACCCAATAGTACATCACAGCACACTCGACAATTCCCGTATCAGTCTTCTAAATTTGTAGAACAGCTTCCCTTTCAAAGCTCCTCAACTTCCATAAGGACTAAATATTTTGTGGTTAATGTGAATGGTTCTGCTATACAAGATTAGGAGTGAATCCTGTTCGGAGGGAGCTATCCTTCCCTGTTAGAAAAGAAcactctaaattaaaaaaaaattctcttctctaCTTTCTTTATGTATCTTTTCTTACAGTTCAGTCGGATTCTGTGTCATTATCCTGGGCTTTTCTGATgcagaaaagaaatgtattttatctataagtttctttcaaaatgaaaaaataagaagttatattaatatatgatatttccaTAGTATGAATGACAAAAAATTTACATGCAAAAATCactactttatttaaatttttgaattagaATATCAAGGTGGATGggatagttttatatttttagataagAAATCAGCCCTGAAGAGCTACAGTGCCTTTTCAAGGCTTAAACCTTACACTTGTCCTTGTAATTCACAAAACAACTGTCTTGGTACccttctattaatattttcttattggcAGATATTTACAGTTTTAGCTTTACCTCATAATACTAAATAAGCTTTTTATAGGGTTGTTATTAGCAttataattaaaagataaattatgTAAAGTATAAGTAATGAGACAGTAGTTTTTCAAAAGTTACTACAATTCATATGTCTAAAATAATACTGTGTTTCAAACCAATCACTTGGGGCGACTTTGCAATGAAGCAATTAAAGCAATTTTGGAATTTCATCATTTGAACTGCTGCTATAGCCAGTTTATgaagcacaaaaataaactggtcttattatttttattagtgttGCCTCTTTTTGTACTTTACATGATTTTATCTATTTTGACCATTCATCATACTGGCTAAAAATCACTACTGGAAGTCAAGAAATGCTACTATGATTTCCACATACATAAATTTCTCATCATTGAGGGTATATAAAAGATTATATAATAGGCAGTCTCTAGGATATTTCAAAAGGAATTTTGAGCAATGGCAACATCCtataaatttttttgaatagATAAATTCTATTAGATTAAAAAAGTCCTATTATTCTGGCTGACTTTTAATGAGAAATATTCTGAGGCATTAGTATATTTCCTGAGGATTCTACAATGCACTACCTAAAATCAACAAATgtacaaacaaacaagtaaatccAGGGGCAGAGAGATCAGTTTGGGGTTTAATGCAATAGGCCAGGCAATCGAGGATGATGAGGAGAGAGATCTGAGAAAATTCTAGAAGGTGAAATCAGTAGGACTTGGTGATTATGAGAAGTTCTGGGTGAAGAAGTTGTACAGAAGGAGGCTTAGGTGAATGGATCCATTCTGAGGTCACCAACTCGTAAGGGAAAGGGAACTCCAAAGAGGAGTATGCTTTAGCTGGGGACAGAGGCCAGGTATCTAAGCCAGCCTGGGGGTGAGGGAGTGGGAAAGGCCAGAAAGGCTTCCTGGGTGAGAACCCATCCTCCTCACCGCCCCCCCCTGCGGCAGTAGAGTTTGATACTTAAAGTATCAAGCCATCCCTTCTCTTATTGAGTGTATGGATACATTTATAATTCTATATAAATCCATGACCTACGGGGATGCCCAAGGCACCACCTTTGACCTCTTAGATCACCAAGTAAACAGACAGATGAGGTTTACTAGCTGGAGGTAAATGCAGCTTTTCAGTGGCTGCTAAGCACTGATTTCTTATTTAACGGATCCTTTTAGAGGACATACTTGGTTAGTtcggatttttaaaaattgtaaacagATCTTCAGTTTATGGATTTCTAAATCTCCACTATGCTGTGCTGAAGAATAGTTCTAGACACGTAGATTTTCCACATGACTGGAGAGATACAAACACGGAGAGTCCCCCAAACTAAGCAGCTTCCCTTGGCTGACTTGTACCACCCCCAGTTAAAACATGTTGCTCTGAGCCCCAGTGTAGTGGAAGATTTAGGGCCTCCCAGATGGCATGGGGCATGTGCTGTGATTCCTTTCTTGTCTCCTTTGCTAAATTGGTGAAGCTCGGTGCTGGGTCAGACTCATGTTTCATGTGAGGCTGAGTAACAATTCAACCCTTTTGATAGTGTGGTGGTAATAATGTTTCCGAGGGTATAGCGTTGCTGCAGGGGTTAAATTAGACAATGCAAATAAAGAACTTAGCATGATGCCTGGTTCATGGTCAGGAAACACCACCTATTATGATTATCCAAATGTGTTGAGTTCAGTTACTGACTCAGAGGTCATTTGTCAGAAGCTGGAAGATACACTACAAGTTACCATGAAGAAGTAGTGACTCGGAGTGACACACAGGAGAGCAGCCACTGAGAGATACTTCCTTAAACAAGTTTTCTCCTACCTGTTGAGAGAAACAGGATCTAGCTGACTGTTCTGTGTAACCAAATGAAGGCCCTTCAAACACTGCTGTGGGTAGTTTGAGAACTTCCCGCAGGAACTGATCGTATCGTCCATAAACCATCACCCCACTGGAGTCAGAAATCATTGAGAAAATATCTGATGGATGGAAAAGGAAAGATCTTTATTCATCACATAAAGATTCCCCACTGTTTTAGTTCAATATATCTACTGCAAATAACAAAAAACGTGGCagaaactaaatatttaatttattatgaaAGAATAATATGAAAACTAGTTTTTGTGCTGAGATATTCCTGGCATGGTGTTTTCTCTGGTGTCTTTCTGTAGATGATTCTGGCAAACAGCATTAACTAGTAATTTGGATAAAATTAGCATATTTTGATAAGACAGAGAACATCACATTTTTAGTTTGAGGTCAATTATCAACTCATATATAACTCGACGGGAGGCATTTTTGTACATGTGAGAAATACGCTTACCTCTTTTGAAATACACAATGAAAATATTACGACAATGttagggtgtgtgtgtatctagCAAGTGAGCTATTTACCCGTCTATATTGTCACTAAAACGTTTGGGTTTTGGTTTAAGATATTGAAAAATGAAAGACATAATGGGGATAAGGATGCAATGAAAACACTTGATTAACTTCCCACAGAAGCAGGAAACTTCCTATAAATCAAGTGTTCTGGGTGGAAGGCAATTGATTTATGGGGAAGGGTCTTTTGCCTCATGCAGTCGAGAGGAAGCCTGGCCCTGCCGACGATCAGTGAGGTAAAGTCAGGGTTCCAGATTATTCTCAGCAGAGCCACTGGCTTCACTGAGCctcttttcttcagtttctgCCACTGTGGGCACTTAATGAATATTACTGGCATAATTTCCCAAGGTACTCTATACTTCCTCTGTGGAGATCACTATTGGAAGGAAAGGGTTGGCTATTATATGGTTTGTCACCATGCTAGATTGTAACTAGGCCAGCACAGCTGCTGGGATAAACTTGTTGTAAAGTCAATATGCTACCTCTGCTCATTTTGGACTTAATTTTTCAAGGTCAAAATGTAATCTGGGGGCATTGTTTTACACCGCAGCCAGATGTTAAGCATATTATAGGCTTTTATTGGATTATGTTTTGAGGATGTGAATTGgctctcattttctttaaatagtcCACTTACAAAGGGTTTCTATTGTgtttaaaatagttaatcaatTATGAAGCTACAGCAATTCTACATGAGCAACAAAAATTAACGTTGTTCTCattcactttcacaatattgtttACTTAGTGAATTTCATCTCTCATGTTTCATTGTAACTAGTcaaaaaaagaagtttccaacagcaaaaaacccccaaaaaaccagaaacaaaactcTTGTATAATTCCACATATAGAAACTCAAGAATTCCAatcaaaaggaggaaaaagaaacctTGAAGAGGTAAGTGTACTTGCTCATTAAAGCTGCCATGTTGTTTGTTTGGGGGCCGGGTGGTTAACTGTCATTTGGCCATCCTGCTGAACTTCTAGATTTGGATTTTCTAGGCCAGGGCACATTTTGAAAAGTAGCTTAGGCTTTTCAAATCTCCCACGGAAGTAATTTAAACAACATCTCTAACTAGAGTAAAAGCAGAAGGGGTACCAACAGTGACCTTTCACAAACTTGAAGCTAATATTAAATTCATTTGTACTGATAAAGTTCTACTAAGCAACAGCCAGACTAGGGCTAAGTCCCTGGGATTAAAGGGAAGTGGCTGTTAACGAccactcaggttttttttttttttttttttttttttttgcggtacgtgggcctctcactgtcgtggcctctcccgccgcggagcacaggctccggacgcgcaggctcagcggccatggctcacaggcccagccgctccgcggcatgtgggatcttcccggaccggggcacgaacccgcgtcccctgcatcggcaggcggactcccaaccactgcgccaccagggaagcccgaccgctcaggtttttaaaaagaaatgaggggacTCTGAGGAAGCTCTCAACATGGTATGTGTTTGTACCTTAATCTTGGGccctctgttttatatatatatatatatatacacacacacactcatatatatacacacatatatatacacatatatgcagtATTCTTATAACATggaatatatgtgtatctatacaATACAGAGGGCTGTTTCAAGGATTAAGCTAGTTACTAGATGAAAAGCACACAGATGCATACTTGGCACCTATATATGGTACAGAAATgttatctgtttttattattaattttatatcacaCTTTTCTGCCATTTACCTTGTATGTTTAGACTTTGCCTCTCCAATAGGACTGTTCTATAAGGTTCTAAATCATAGTCTAAATTACCTTTGTGTTTCCTGCAG from Globicephala melas chromosome 13, mGloMel1.2, whole genome shotgun sequence carries:
- the DTNA gene encoding dystrobrevin alpha isoform X27; this encodes MIEDSGKRGNTMAERRQLFAEMRAQDLDRIRLSTYRTACKLRFVQKKCNLHLVDIWNVIEALRENGLNNVDPNIELNVARLEAVLSTIFYQLNKRMPTTHQIQVEQSISLLLNFLLAAFDPEGHGKISVFAVKMALATLCGGKIMDKLRYIFSMISDSSGVMVYGRYDQFLREVLKLPTAVFEGPSFGYTEQSARSCFSQQKKVTLNGFLDTLMSDPPPQCLVWLPLLHRLANVENVFHPVECSYCHSESMMGFRYRCQQCHNYQLCQDCFWRGHAGGSHSNQHQMKEYTSWKSPAKKLTNALSKSLSCASSREPLHPMFPDQPEKPLNLAHIVPPRPVTSMNDSMFSHSVPSSGSPFITRSLDGAL